GTCCAAGTTCAGTAAAATTTCCCCTTGTAACAGACCGCCCTTTAACCCAAAAGCTCCCGTCATTCCGGTTTCCTCGTCTATGGTGAACAAGGCTTCCAAGGGTGGATGCGCAATTTCTTTGGATTCCAATAAGCTCATAATGGCAGCGACCCCCATACCATTGTCGGCTCCCAACGTGGTACCATTCGCCTTTACCCAATCCCCGTCCACATACATCTGGATTCCGGCATGCTCAAAATCAAAGTCGGTTTCAACGTTCTTCTGGTGCACCATATCCAAATGTGACTGTAGGGTAATCATTTTTCTATTTTCCATCCCAATGGTTGCAGGTTTCCGGATAATGACATTACCAACGTCGTCCGTAAAGGTTTCCAGACCCAGTCCCTTTCCAAAATCGACCATAAATTGGATTACTTTCTCCTCCTTCTTGGAAGGTCTGGGAACCGCGTTCAATCTTGAAAAGTTCTTCCAAACTGTTTTGGGTTCTAATTCGAGTATCTGGTTTTCCATAAGATTGAAATTTTTCAGTAAAAATACATACCATAAAATCAAATCCCTATTTTTGGAATCATGAAGATGTCCCTCAAAACCGTAATCGCGGTTTCTTTGATTCCCCAAATCATCCTTGTAAAATGGCTTGGTAAAAACACGGATTTCATAGAATCCTATTACAGTTTGGGCCTATATCCCTATGTATCGAGATTCTTTAGGATGCTCTTTGGATGGGTCCCTTTTTCCATTGGGGACTTGCTCTATTTCCTACTTATTTGCATTGCTATTTTTTATGTGTACCGACAATGGGGCTATATTAAAACACATAAGATGAAGTTCCTAAGGGATGTTTTCATGATACTCTCCATTGCCTACTTGACATTTCATTTAGCTTGGGGTTTTAATTATTATCGAAAACCGCTATCTGAGAAATTGGCATTGACGGAAACCAAGGACTATCAAGAATTATTGGACTTTACAGATCGACTTATCAACAAAACAAATTCCATCCAAGAATATATTGTTGGTGACACCCTTAAAAAAGTAGACATTCCTTATTCCCACGATGAAATGATTCAAAGGAGTATTGACGGCTATAACGAGCTTGCAAAAGAGTTCAACTTTTTGGAATACCATCGTCCTAGCGTCAAAACGTCCCTTTTCAGTACCGGACTGACCTATATGGGATATGCAGGCTATCTGAATCCGTTTACCAACGAGGCACAGGTAAATGGAATCCTGCCAAATTTTAGGTTTCCCATAGTGGCCGGACATGAGATAGGGCATCAATTGGGATACTCGGCAGAAAACGAGACCAATTTCATTGGCTATTTAGTGACCTCAAAAAACAAGGACCCGTACTTTCAATATGCGGCCTATGCCTATGTCTTGGGATATTGTCTAAGCGATGTACGCCGAGGAAATCCTGAGACTTTCGACCAACTGTTCCATAAACTCAATCCCGGTGTTCGGGCAAATTTTCAGGAAATGGCCCTGTTTTGGCAACGCTATGAAAACCCTATGGAACCCGTATTTAAGTCCATCTTCAATTCCTTTCTGAAGGCCAATAACCAAACACAGGGTATTCAGAGCTATAATGGCGTGGTTTCCCTATTGATAGCCTACCATAAAAAGTATCCGATGTAAAAAGCATAAATATTCAATGGATAACTTTGTAATATTAAGAAAAGTACCTACCAATCTGATATAATTATAAGTATAGGATCATCGAAATGATTTATTTATAAAAATTCCTATTCAAATATTTATTTCCCGATTTTCCAGTGTTAAAAAAAACCAAAATCAAGGGAAAGCAGCTATTAAACCTTAATTTTAGAAAGACTAATCAAACGAACTCAAAAATGAAAAAAATTATTTTTTCACTATGCCTATTTTGGTGTAGTGCTCTTCTCTTTTCTCAAGATTATTTCCCTGAAAATGAAGGCGTAAAGGCGAACAACAATAACTATACTGCCTTCACGAACGCCAAAATTTTTGTAACACCTACAGAAGTTATTCAAAAAGGGACACTTTTAATTCAAAACGGAAAAGTCGTCAACGTAGGCAGCTCCGTAAACCTGCCCCAAAATACCATTGTGGTAGATTTGAACGGAAAATCCATTTATCCTTCCTTCATAGACGTTTATTCAAAATTTGGGGTGGAACAGCCAAAGCAAAGTGGTGGAGGTAGGCGTTCCCCTCAATTTGAGCCCACTAGAGAAGGTTTTTACTGGAACGACCATATCATGCCAGAAAACGATGCCATTAGCAGCTTTAAGTATAACGAAAAGGAAGCAAAGGAATTGATAGAGGCCGGTTTTGGCGCCGTAAATTCACACATTCATGACGGAATCGCAAGAGGTACAGGGGTGTTAATTGCCCTGAACAATGCAGGTACGGACGCAAATAGAATATTGGATGATAATTCCGCCCAATACTTTTCTTTGGAAAAGAGTGTTGCCAAACAACAGTCGTACCCAACTTCCCTTATGGGCTCCTTGGCCTTGTTGAGGCAGATGTATAGCGATGCAGATTGGTACGCGAACGGAAATGCATCCACTACGGACAGATCATTGGAAGCTCTG
Above is a window of Maribacter algicola DNA encoding:
- a CDS encoding DUF3810 domain-containing protein, which gives rise to MKMSLKTVIAVSLIPQIILVKWLGKNTDFIESYYSLGLYPYVSRFFRMLFGWVPFSIGDLLYFLLICIAIFYVYRQWGYIKTHKMKFLRDVFMILSIAYLTFHLAWGFNYYRKPLSEKLALTETKDYQELLDFTDRLINKTNSIQEYIVGDTLKKVDIPYSHDEMIQRSIDGYNELAKEFNFLEYHRPSVKTSLFSTGLTYMGYAGYLNPFTNEAQVNGILPNFRFPIVAGHEIGHQLGYSAENETNFIGYLVTSKNKDPYFQYAAYAYVLGYCLSDVRRGNPETFDQLFHKLNPGVRANFQEMALFWQRYENPMEPVFKSIFNSFLKANNQTQGIQSYNGVVSLLIAYHKKYPM